From a single Drosophila sulfurigaster albostrigata strain 15112-1811.04 chromosome 3, ASM2355843v2, whole genome shotgun sequence genomic region:
- the LOC133844032 gene encoding kynurenine 3-monooxygenase has protein sequence MSRSIKYIQTDVNGAAEGQRRRVAIIGAGLVGSLAALNFARMGNDVHLYEYREDIRTAELVQGRSINLALSQRGRKALAAVGLEEQVLATAIPMRGRMLHNVRGRTSIVLYDPCTKQCLYSVGRKQLNEVLLNACDAFPNISCHFEHKLTTANIREGHMQFKVPHEEQLISASADLVVGCDGAFSSLRQQLVRTPGFNYSQEYIATGYLELCIPAKNGDFQMPPNYLHIWPRDSFMMIALPNQDKSFTVTLSMPFELFAQLKTHQQLLDFFRQHYVDALPLIGEEQLIKDFFKTRPQHLLSVKCKPYHFADKALILGDAAHAMVPYYGQGMNAGMEDVTLLTSILNEQLPLDEALAKFTESRWQDAFAICDLAMYNYVEMRDLTKRLSFRCRKWLDTTLFRLFPRQWVPLYNSVSFSSMPYSQCIANRQWQDRLLHKTLSFSLLASCLVAGAIYARRWR, from the exons ATGTCACGCAGCATCAAGTACATCCAGACTGATGTCAATGGAGCCGCCGAGGGGCAGAGACGGAGGGTGGCAATCATTGGAGCGGGTCTG GTAGGATCCTTGGCAGCTCTAAACTTTGCGCGCATGGGCAACGATGTGCATCTTTATGAGTATCGCGAGGACATTCGCACCGCAGAGTTGGTGCAAGGACGCAGCATTAACTTAGCGTTGTCGCAACGTGGCCGCAAGGCGCTCGCTGCAGTGGGACTTGAGGAGCAGGTGCTGGCCACTGCGATACCCATGCGTGGCAGGATGTTGCACAATGTGCGTGGTCGGACCAGCATTGTCCTTTACGATCCCTGCACAAAGCAATGTCTCTACTCTGTGGGACGCAAGCAACTCAATGAGGTGCTGTTGAATGCCTGCGATGCATTCCCTAACATCAGCTGTCACTTCGAGCATAAACTGACCACGGCCAACATCAGAGAGGGTCACATGCAGTTCAAGGTGCCGCACGAAGAGCAGCTAATCTCGGCCAGCGCTGATCTGGTTGTGGGTTGCGATGGCGCCTTTAGCTCGTTGCGTCAACAGTTGGTGCGCACGCCGGGCTTCAATTACTCGCAGGAATACATTGCCACCGGGTATCTGGAGTTGTGCATACCCGCCAAGAATGGCGATTTTCAGATGCCGCCCAATTATCTGCACATTTGGCCACGCGACTCCTTCATGATGATCGCCCTGCCTAATCAGGACAAATCTTTCACGGTCACGCTTTCAATGCCCTTTGAGCTGTTCGCTCAACTGAAGACACATCAACAGCTTTTGGATTTCTTTCGCCAGCACTATGTGGATGCCCTGCCTCTGATTGGTGAGGAGCAGTTGATCAAGGACTTTTTCAAGACACGTCCACAGCATTTGCTGTCCGTCAAGTGCAAGCCATATCATTTTGCGGACAAGGCGCTTATCCTGGGAGATGCAGCACATGCCATGGTTCCCTACTATGGTCAGGGCATGAATGCAGGAATGGAGGATGTAACCCTGCTTACGTCCATACTCAACGAACAGCTGCCGCTGGACGAGGCGTTGGCCAAGTTCACAGAGTCACGCTGGCAGGATGCCTTCGCCATTTGTGATCTGGCCATGTACAACTATGTGGAG ATGCGTGATCTGACCAAGCGTTTGTCTTTTCGCTGTCGCAAGTGGCTGGACACAACGTTGTTCCGCCTCTTCCCTCGTCAGTGGGTGCCGCTCTACAACAGCGTCTCGTTCTCCAGCATGCCGTACAGTCAGTGCATTGCGAATCGCCAATGGCAGGACAGATTGCTGCACAAGACGTTGAGCTTTAGTCTGCTGGCCAGCTGTCTCGttgctggcgccatctatgcGCGACGTTGGCGTTAA
- the LOC133841891 gene encoding calcineurin subunit B type 2, giving the protein MGNETSLPMEMCSNFDADEIRRLGKRFRKLDLDNSGALSVDEFMSLPELQQNPLVQRVIDIFDADGNGEVDFKEFIQGVSQFSVKGDKLSKLRFAFRIYDMDNDGYISNGELFQVLKMMVGNNLKDTQLQQIVDKTIGFADKDEDGKISFDEFCSVVGNTDIHKKMVVDV; this is encoded by the exons atg GGAAATGAAACGTCTCTGCCTATGGAAATGTGCTCCAATT TCGACGCAGATGAAATACGTCGTCTGGGCAAACGTTTCCGCAAACTGGATCTGGACAATTCGGGGGCGCTGAGCGTGGATGAGTTCATGTCATTGCCCGAACTGCAACAGAATCCTTTGGTGCAGCGTGTCATTGATATTTTCGATGCTGATGGCAATGGCGAGGTCGATTTCAAGGAATTCATTCAAGGCGTCTCGCAATTCAGTGTCAAGGGCGATAAGTTGTCAAAGCTGCGCTTTGCATTTCGCATCTATGACATGGACAACGATGGCTACATTTCCAATGGCGAACTGTTCCAg GTATTGAAAATGATGGTGGGCAATAATTTGAAAGACACACAACTGCAGCAAATTGTGGACAAGACAATCGGTTTCGCGGACAAGGACGAGGATGGCAAAATCTCCTTCGATGAGTTCTGTTCGGTTGTGGGCAACACGGACATTCATAAGAAGATGGTGGTCGATGTTTAA
- the LOC133841892 gene encoding defensin gives MKTIVCLGFVVLFLALAQSQPVLDETQEVQLADVDTPDTLVEAAGELNLRQKRATCDLLSAFNVNHSACAVHCISRRYKGGYCSDKAVCVCRR, from the coding sequence atgaaGACCATTGTGTGCCTTGGCTTTGTTGTCCTTTTCCTGGCTCTTGCACAATCGCAGCCTGTGCTCGATGAGACCCAAGAGGTGCAACTTGCAGATGTGGATACTCCGGATACATTGGTGGAGGCTGCAGGCGAATTGAATCTCCGCCAGAAACGTGCCACCTGCGATCTGCTGAGCGCCTTCAATGTGAATCATTCCGCCTGTGCGGTGCACTGCATCTCTCGTCGTTATAAAGGAGGATATTGCAGTGACAAGGCCGTCTGTGTTTGTCGTCGTTAA